TAGAACTATGAAACAGTTCATCCAGTCTGATAAAACACCTGTTGTCatcaaatcccatgaaaaaaccaaaccaaaccaacagTGAATGTATCTCCTAACAGTATAGTGTGTATCACAGcctgatatctcttcttccattgaaacacatcagtgagcctcactgttgttccttcatcaccgtgaacacacactgtagtttatttcatacaccgtcctgctgacactaatactcactagagcaccacatgtggattaatccgccgctgaaaatagtccccaccAAATTAGCTAAACtctacagtgaccagctgttttatGAAATTACTGACCCGTTTTAAAAGatgaaattatatatttgttagccatttttaaagatttacatcttcaggaACCAGTGGGCTTGTAGCTGAGAACCACATACAGTCCGTCTCTCAATACGTTCTGACTTCCCTACCCCAACGCACTGATGGTTTTGGTTGACAGTAAAACATATTTCAGTCAGTACAAAGCCCCTCTGGGACCTTTCTAGTAGTTTCATCCTGTGATGCCTGacatctttgtctttttttctcctcttcctctatgTGGTCTTAACTAATGACACAAGTTGTCCTGTTTTCTGCCTGTAACATCTTCTGCCTCTAAATCTTGTGGGAACTGAGCCTCTGCTTCTTCTTACTTCTCTGTCTCTAATGCCAACTCAGGTGACTAACACAACTGCTGCTGATGCTCTATCTGCCTTCATGTGCGACCTGGACCAAGTGAGTTTTGGGATTatgtgttgaatgcatttccttcctcttaAAACATTTGTAAAGTATTTTACATCCAGTATTGTTTACATTCACGTTTACTAGCTTGCGGTCGTCTTCTTCCAGGGCCGTCTTTGTTGGCTGCATGTCCTGGCttctttcagtctttatgctaagctaagcgtCTGCTGGATGTAGCTTCATATgtaccgtacagacatgagtggtttcaatcttctcatccaacAAAGTGAATGAACAAACAAGAAAAGGGTGGAGTGCTGCCTAATCGATCCCACCTGCTGAGCTCCATGTAGTTACTGGATGATAGTCTAGACtctaaaccacagactgtatatagagatggacgacacgtctccacttcctcccactgtactaaagtgaagccaaaatatcccagatactGGAGCTGCCATCTTCATATTGTGAtttcatttggagccagagtctgtagTGATCGGAgggctggagccgcggtatagaggtcccgcccacacacctgcctaagccaatcacgagccgagcacagcGCAACTTGTTAGTACAATTCAGAGCCTCCGACTGCGAagacttcactcagagcagctgtcaatcatgacgtcccaCCCCCTTTTTACAGCATCAAATacctaattaaaaccaaactgatcagaaatgaacacttgaacaaacatcagcctgaaaagaactacctaaaatgacagaaaccatctttgagtgaaatgtatttgactttttagtttggcccatgtcccctccactaacatggaggtttatgacctatactgcagccagccaccagggggcgatccagatgttttggcttctctttttggttgttgtccatctttatatagaGTCTGTGGTCTTAACATGCAGCTCCCTCATTAAATGTGTGGTCTTTGCTGTGTGAAGTCGTGCTTCTGCTCATGTTTTCACCGCTTCATTTAGATGCTCAAACTCAACCAGTATGCCCAGAACATTTGACAAGTTCATGAAATCACCCACAGATGACTGTTCTTGTGTTTCAGAACCCATCATGAAAGACCGATCAGGAGAAAACCCAGGTgaatgatgatgtcactgatgaacATCTGTAAAGTGTGAGCTGTAGACCTCAGCATCATTCAAATCTGTTGATACAGTACCTTCATGTTTATTGTTCTCAGTGTAGCAGGTAGACAAAGAGAGCTGCATAACCAGCTAACATGCCTGTCAGCAGTAAAGGGTTAACGAGCTCCACGTTAGTTGATCACTCGCCTTCCATCTGACTGCATTCAGTCAAGCTTTGGTTCTCTATACGATCCCCACTATTGTTTGATTGGACATAATATTTGaagctttttttcttccttaatCATCATTTATGAATCATAAATCTACAGAAGCTCAGACACAGAATACCCAGAAGTTGATCTACTCTTGAcaataaatatgaatacatCTCATAATCTCATAATTATATATCAGATATCTTTTAGATGTGCAGTGATCTATCTTAAAAGACAGATGAGGTGAGTCCTGATTTGATGTCGTCACTGATCTCTACATCCAGTGTTTAAAGGATGATGTATTTAAGTGAAGGTATTGTGTCTCAATATTTGaatgataaaataatagtaCAAAGCCTCTGGGTGACGGAGTAGCACACGCTGCAGGTGTAGaaatcagtgacatcatcaagaCTGGATCATTAATGATTTCTCCTGATCTGTCTTTTAAGGTCTGTGGGTCACGATCTCAACGGCCCGTCAGCCTTCTCTGACAAAGAGTCATCACCATTGTTTAAAATGAGCTTCAACTGAaagatgcttttattgtgattaCAAAATTACACAAACATTTACTAACTAACTGGACTCACAATACACTCAGTAACTCTGGCCAAGTGCAATACATCTTTTGAACTTATAACTAGtgctgtcaaagataacgtgatagtaacgcaaattagttttaacgtcactattttctttaacgcattaaagcaacttgtgattttcaggttgtagctgttgttgcctgttgggcttcagtttgccattttatgatttgagcatattgttttatgctaaatgcagtacctgtgagggtttctggacaatatctgtcattgttttgtgttaattgatttacaatcataaatatatacatacatttgcataaagcaacatatttgtccactcccatgttgataagagtattaaatacttgacagatctccctttaagatacattttgaacagattaaaaatgtgcaattaatagCAATTAGTACATTAATAATTAATAGCaaaatattttgattgattgacagccctaattataacttATAATTAAATCCATTTTGCATACCTTACAGCAAAGTGCACATTGTATGCATGTTTAAAGGGcatacttttatacttttatactttttactcttgtgttttgctctgttcttgttcttgtgGTTTCGTTCGTGTTGCTGTGGTATGAgaatctccccccccccccccccccccccgggaTAAATACAGTTTCTGTCTGTCGATCAGTAACATGATATTTCTCAGTAATAAACATCAGTAATAAACATTGTGCTTTCATCAATAATATCATTGTTAGCTGCAGCCCAACAGTAATCTCTCAATGATTTAGtttgattaatggattaatggTTTAGAAATGACCTCACCTCTCAGGGCCCaatgtgacgtcttcaaatgatGTATTTTGTCCGACTAACAATCcaaactcaaagacattcagtttacaaagatataaaacagagaagcagaaaatgatcacgtttgagaagctggaagcaAAATATGTTTGTTAAATGACAaacaagtacagaaccctgtttATCTTGTTGTTTCAGCTGTACTTACCTTTTACTTCTACTTTAGTGATATAGAAATTGTTTCCTAGATCTGaaccaaaaaaatattttcagaaactgCTTTCAAAAGAGCAAAACTGTTGAAACATCATGTTCTATCAAACACTGCTGAGTGTGTAGTTAAGACTCACATTGGGCTTTTCTGTTCCTCTCTTAAACAACATGTCTTCCATTATTACATTTCCATCACTCTCCTTAACAAGCTTTTGTTTCTGCTGTGTTCACAGTGGCAACTCCTGAGCCGTACATCAGGACACTTGATGCCACAGAGACCTGGACGCTGCTGCAGTGTGACGTTCGAGGTGCTTCTCCAAAACCTAAAGTAGAGTGGCAGGACAGCGCTGGAAACATCCTTCCTACTGAGGAACCACAGGTGTCTGCAAGAGGAGGAAGCTACGACATCATCCTCAACGCTACTGTGACCAAGACCGACCGCTATCGCTGTGTAGCCACACAGGAGACAATCGGCCATCAGGTTTATGCTGAGACCTTTGTTCCTGTCTTTGGTGAGATTTCTTTCTTGGTGGTTTAATCGTCAAATAATTTTAATTGTTCATGTCTTATTAGTTTACAAAGTATTTTAGGCACCTTTAATTGTTATCTTGTGTAGTCTATGTGTGCTGTACATGATATGCAGTTACATTTTGAGTGTTAAATGAcaaacatatttacatattacatatgtaaatatttacatatttacttCTACTTTAGTGCCATAGAAATTGTTTTCTAGATCTGaaccaaaaaaatattttcaaaagaGGTCAAACTGTTGAAATATCATGTTCTATCAAACACTGCTgaggtagggctgcacgattacgGCCAAAACGATAATCCATAATAATCCACAGCCTGTCGCTGCATGGTGAGCGCACagcgacatgacagctccccaaaagtgaacccaaaacatctggatcggcccctggtggctggctgttagttaaggaggcgcttgatttgatatgcagcagagttttctatcaGCGGTGCATTTTAAGCGTCAATAtcacagtcgatcatgttcatttaattgtgggaagccaaaatcgtgactaatatttgattaattgtgcagccctatgcTGAGTGTGTAGTTAAGCCCATCATTGGGCTTTTCTGTTCCTCTCTTAAACAACATGTCTTCCATTATTACATTTCCATCGCTCTCCTTAACAAGCTTTTGTTTCTACTGTGTTCACAGCTGCAACTCCAAAGCCATCCGTCACAACACTTGATGCCACAGAGACCTGGGCGCTGCTGCAGTGTGACGTTCGAGGTGCTTCTCCAAAACCTAAAGTAGAGTGGCAGGACAGCGCTGGAAACATCCTTCCTACTGAGGAACCACAGGTGTCTGAAAGAGGAGGAAGCTACAACATCACCCTCAACGCTAATCTGACCAAGACCGCCCGCTATCGCTGTGTCGTCACACAGGACACAATCGGCCATCAGGTTTCTGCTGAGACCTTTGTGCATATCAGTGGTGAGATTTCTTTCTTGGTGGTTTAATCATCAAATCATTTTAGTTGTTCATGTCTTATTAGTTTACAAAGTATTTTAGGCACCTTTAATTGTTATCTTGTGTAGTCTATGTGTGCTGTACATGATATGCAGTTACATTTTGAGTGTTACATTTGctttttgtgatgtgtttcagAGAAAGTGTATGAGGACTCATCCAGCAAAGTGATCATTGGATCGTTCTTTGGTGGATTGCTTTTGGGAGCTGTCATCATTGTTgtatgtctagctctgcttgtAGCTGCAAAGCGCATCACAATACGCTGTTATAAAGGTgagtttatataatatattttataaatgtgtcCTTAATATGCAGACATCAACATAATGCACTATAACTATCTCAGGTCCCGAGGATCTCTTTGTCTTCTCACATGTGaagtaaggctgtcaatcgattcaaatatttaattgcaaattaatccccccctttttttatccgttcaaaatgtaccttaaagggagatttgtcaagtatttaatactcttatcaacatgggagtggggatgtgacggtgaggaaattttcccaccggttactaaacttgtgacaacaccggtgttacagatTACACCGGACACGATACAAGAacagatgacggtcaatatgtgtagcacGCTGACTCTGATCATTACCGGTGGGTGGCGGtgtgacttgactatgacttgccccaaactgcatgtgattatcataaagtgggcatgtctgtaaaggggagactcgtgggtacccatagaacccatttacattcacatatctggaggtcagaggtcaagggacccctttgaaaatggccatgatagtttttcctcgccaaaatgtatcgCAAAATTGGAgggttatttatcctccttcactgcaggctagtatgacatggttggtaccaatagtaactagtttcatatgataccagtatcttcactctagctttaaaactgagccaactACCATCTTCGAAAtcatcgattgcgttaatgcattaaagaaattagaagCGTTAAAACtcatttgcgttaacgtgttattatcacgttaactctgacagccctattatgaACCATTCTGTTAGTATTTACATGAGGCCTCTGGTTCTGATATTGattgattaaattatttttgggTGGGGGACCAAAATCACTTCTGTATActataaaagttattttatatttatttatattttacctTACACTATTTCAtgtcttagattctcattttgcttttatttttgtgattttccttttttatatacataattaATGAGCATGATTACACGGCTTTTttaaatactcgattctgattggtcaatcacagcgttttaCGCCAAAgcatatgtataacagaccgctgctacgaataacagaccgttgctccgTATAACAGGCCATTGCtccgtataacagaccgttgctacgtataacaaaccgttgctacgtataaccgACCGtggctacgtataacagaccgttgctacgtataacagaccgttgctacgtataacagaccgtggctacgtataacagaccgttgcaacgttttacagactgttgctaggtataacggaccgttgctaggtataacgGACTGTTACTAGGTATAACGGACTGTTGCTaggtatgacagaccgttgctacgtataacagaacgttgctacgTTTTACAGACCGtggctacgtataacggaccgttgctaggtataacggaccgttgccatgtataacggaccgttgctgcgtataacagaccgttgctacgtataacagaccgtggctacgtataacagaccgtggctacgtataacagaccgttgctacatataacagaacgttgctacgTTTTACAGACCGtggctacgtataacggaccgttgctaggtataacggaccgttactaggtataacggaccgttgctaggtataacagaccgttgctacgtataacagaccgtggctacgtataacagaccgttgctacatataacagaacgttgctacgTTTTACAGACCGtggctacgtataacggaccgttgctaggtataacggaccgttgccatgtataacggaccgttgctacgtataacagaccgttgctacgtataacaggcagttgctacgtataacggaccgttgctaggtataacagaccgttgccatgtataacggactgttgctacgtataacagaccgttgctacgtataaccgACCGtggctacgtataacagaccgttgctacgtataacagaccgttgctacgtataacaaaccgttgctacgtataaccgACCGtggctacgtataacagaccgttgctacgtataacagaccgttgctacgtataacagaccgttgcaacgttttacagaccgttgctaggtataacggaccgttgctaggtataacgGACTGTTACTAGGTATAACGGACTGTTGCTaggtatgacagaccgttgctacgtataacagaacgttgctacgTTTTACAGACCGtggctacgtataacggaccgttgctaggtataacggaccgttgccatgtataacggaccgttgctacgtataacagaccgttgctacgtataacagacagttgctacgtataacagaccgtggctacgtataacagaccgttgctacatataacagaacgttgctacgTTTTACAGACCGtggctacgtataacggaccgttgctaggtataacggaccgttactaggtataacgg
This portion of the Sebastes fasciatus isolate fSebFas1 chromosome 1, fSebFas1.pri, whole genome shotgun sequence genome encodes:
- the LOC141775112 gene encoding hemicentin-1-like: MSGVVRLQFSSLGLLSLCFCLLSAGRTRGDQHGVVKVFAAQGSDVILPCSLSTKENIQSGLFDWTKAGQRDREVFLYDGGDHYNRRSGQSETFKGRVSHFPDQLKYGIASITITNTKTTDSGNYTCDFPRLQPHQIFYVELVVEPIMKDRSGENPVATPEPYIRTLDATETWTLLQCDVRGASPKPKVEWQDSAGNILPTEEPQVSARGGSYDIILNATVTKTDRYRCVATQETIGHQVYAETFVPVFAATPKPSVTTLDATETWALLQCDVRGASPKPKVEWQDSAGNILPTEEPQVSERGGSYNITLNANLTKTARYRCVVTQDTIGHQVSAETFVHISEKVYEDSSSKVIIGSFFGGLLLGAVIIVVCLALLVAAKRITIRCYKGTREKTESSCEEDQEMPLRQSRENGCVIVIERESEREGERERE